TTTTCGTATTGTGAAAATCCCACTTGCAGCTTCTTTAATTGAATTGGATTGGTGGTTTTGTGGCATCACGCAGGACAAGTAGTTTTTATGTGATGGATTGTTTATCCCTTTAGGCTATTTGGTATGTGAATCAGGCTTATGAATGTTTTACACTTGGAATTACATGATTATATATCTCAGGACAGGGAGATCTGCCCTGTTAGTGCTAGAAATCATCAGATTTCTTGAGTTCTTGTGCTCATAGCCGTTCATGGGTGATAGATGATAGCCACACTCCCATATAAAAATTCACGTATCTAGATGATAGCAACCCCAAATTATCAAGTATTTTATTGATAGGATATGGCAAATGATTGAGCATGTTTGGATGTTTCCAAATAAATAGGTTAAATGCCACAATTATTTGCCACAAACCAGGATGTTGACCTTGTAGTACTTATTAACCTTGATGCATGGAAAGAGCAGTACTGAAGTTGCTTTTTCAGTTGGTACCCAATCCAATGTCAAAATCACTGGTGTTAAGGTTAATAAATTATCAACGAAATTTAGTTTTGTGATACAGACCTCTCTCTGCTTTAACAGTCTTGTCTTAATCATATAATGGACTGATTCTGGACATTagattaaattaataatgtatCCCCCATATATAAATTGATCGTTTATTACAAATTCAGGTATGTGGTTTGGAAATGAGGGGGATGATGCCTTCCATTGGTAGAATGTAATAACCACCTCTCTGTTTTGCTTATATAAAAAAACCTGGTTGTCTTTTTAAATAATCAGATTTCTGATACTTTTATTAATCAGAACACCAGTTATGTGTAAGTTTCCCAAGAATGGCTCTCAGAATTTTGGGTCTCTATATACTCACATGATATCATACTAATTATGGGGTTTATTCAAAGCCATCTTCAGAATTTTGTTGATAGATACATGTTTTCAATTAAAATGTTAATACCTCCCTATTCATCACTCCACATTGGATTAGACAAAACAATAATGTTGTGTAATGTTATTATTTTCCCTTAATAcagttttttattaattttttccatttgaACAATTACACTAACCATTTTTGGGTCGAAGTTTGTATTTGATACTATTATGACATGTTGGTACAATAAACTGATCATTGTATATGAAATCTATTTAAATCAAATACCTGCTCTCCCTTACAACAACAATTGAGGACCACTACACTCTAATTGGGATTATTCATACATAAGTTTAACAATACAAGTCATACCTTACAGAAATTCTGTTCCCCATGCAAGTCCGTCATAACACCATCAATACATCTATGTATACAAAAAAGCCAGTAAAAACATTTTTTGCAAACCCAATAGCTTAGAGGGCCAATTCTGTAGAACTGAGTGGAAGCAATAAGCCGTTCACCATCTTTTTATACCGAAAATTAATGTATATTTCAGTTCATATGGTTCCTCAAACTCTCGCAATTAAATGTTTTTGTATGGTAGACATTCTCTGTGCTACCTTCAAATGTAAATTGGAAAAAAACATTTGGACGGCCCAGAAGTAAGCACGTTAGCTACCTTAACACCATAGAACTTCCTAGCTAATGTGATCACACAATTATAAAAAACTGTCCAACTTAGACCATGAATAAATGACCATAGAAGCAAACCTATATTCATTAGCCTGAGTTTACCTGAACCAATTCTCTTAGGTAAAGTCAATTGGACCTCATCAACTAAACTATATGAGGCTTTCATGTGATCTGAATAGTCAGCATGGAACTTCTGCCACTCTTTCTGAGATGAAAGAGTTTTCCCTCCCCCAAACCATTATAATCGTTCCTACTTTCTCTAGTCTACCAAGAATTCTTTCATATCCTTCTGAACTTGTACAATTTCTTGTGTCGTTACCAGATGGATAGggcttggatgcatattgaagataggATGCGTTCCAACGAATATGCTGAGGGcgtaaaaaaattcatagatatGGCGAAGGCCCATGCACCGGGGAGAGACTgcattaggtgtccatgtaggCGATGCCGAAATCGATCTTTCCATCCTATCTCTATGGTTGAGGATCATTTGTTCATTGTCGGGATAGATACATCTTATACGGAATGGATATTCCATGGCGAGGAGGAAACTTTGCAATACACCACATCGTCGGATGAGGAGGGTATTGATGACTATTCCTACAATGACTACATTGATGATGTCGacgagatgttagatgacatccgtGTTGGATCCTTCATGGACAATTCCTCTAGTCCAGAAGGTGATGCAgaccgagttccccaaggacaCACCGCTCATACTCCAATACCCCCTAACTTCGATGAGTTGCTAGATGATGCCAAAATGCCACTCTATCCAAATTGTTCTAAGTTCTCAAAGCTATCATTCATAGTCAAGTTCCTTCATATAAAGACTGTTGGTGGTTGGACTGTGAAGTCGTTTGACATGGTTATCAAGCTGTTGCAAGCTGCATTTCCTCAAGCACATTTCCCTGCCTCATATAACGAGGCTCGCCAATTACAACGTGGTTTGGGCTTTAGTTACAAAAAGATACATGTATGTCCAAATGATTGTGCCTTATTTTGGAAAGAGAATGCTGAGAAGGATGAGTGCCCTAAATGTAATGCATCTAGGTGGGCCTCAAGCACATCTACCCAACATAGGTTACCCAAAAAAGTCCTCCGATATTTCCCTTTGAAGCCGCGGTTGCAACGATTGTTTGTGTCAAAGAAGACTGCCCAAGTCATGAGGTGGCATAAAACAGAGCGTGTTGATGATACCACCCACATGAGACATCCGGCAGATTCACAGGTCTGGAAAGACTTTGATAGGAAGCATGCCTCATTTGCTGAAGATCCTCGTAATGTCAGACTTGGTTTAGCGAGTGATGGGTTCAACCCATTCAATAATATGAGCAAGCCGTATAGTATTTGGCCGGTGCTACTtgtgccttacaacttgccTCCTTGGTTATGCATGAAGGATCCGTACTTGATGATGTCTTTGTTAATCCCTGGACCAAAGGCACCGGGAAATGATATTGACGTGTTCATGCGTCCACTAATAGATGAGTTGATAGAATTATGGGAAGAGGGAGTTCGTACATATGATGCATACAAACGAGAATTCTTTGTGTTGAGGGCGGCATTGCTCTGGACTATTAATGACTTCCCTGCATATGCTAATCTCTCCGGCTGGAGCACAAAGGGTAGATGGCATGCCCTACTTGTAATGCTGAAACAGATTCATTGTGGTTGGTTCATGGCCGAAAACACTGTTATATGGGCCATCGTCGTTGGTTGGAGGTAGATCATAGTTGGAGACGGAAAAAAAGTGCTTTTAATGGTAAGGAGGAAAACCGTCTCCAACCTAAATTGATCACAGGACATGCTTTATTGGAACAATTAAATGAGGTCTCAGATGTGCAGTTTGGTAAATCTATTTCAAAGAAGAGGAAACGTTTGCCCAATGAACTTAATTGGACAAAAAGAAGTATCTTCTTTTTGCTTCCATACTGGTTAGACTTGGGATTAAGACATAACTTGGACGTCATGCACATTGAGAAAAACATTTGTGATAATGTGTTGGGAACTTTGATGGATATTGAGGGCAAAAGTAAGGACACTGCCAATGCGCGTAGGGATTTGGAACATCTTGGACTAAGGAAAGAGTTACATCTACAACATGATGGTGATCGTACTTCTATGCAGTGTGCATGTTACGTGTTAAATGCAACTGAGCGAAGGAGTCTTTGTGCTCGGTTGGCAGACGTCAAATTCCCTGATGCTTTTGCCTCAAATATTGCCCGGTGTGTCAACGTTAGTGACGGGAAAATAATGGGAATGAAGATCCATGATTGTCATATATTCATGCAATACTTGTTGCCGGTTGTAATTGGTGGGTTCCTACCTGCTAATGTGCGTCGAGCCCTAATAGAGTTGTGcttgtttttcaaagaattatgttctCGAACACTAGATAAAACAGTGTTGGAACGGCTTCAGCTTAATATCCCCATCATTCTCTGCAAactggaaatgatattcccacctGCATTTTTCGATATCATGGTGCACCTTGCTATTCATCTACCGGATGAAGCGTTGCTAGCAGGACCTGTTCAGTACAGGTGGATGTACCCCTTTGAGAGGTATATGGGTAAGTTCAAGAGGTACGTTCGCA
This genomic window from Carya illinoinensis cultivar Pawnee chromosome 7, C.illinoinensisPawnee_v1, whole genome shotgun sequence contains:
- the LOC122316176 gene encoding uncharacterized protein LOC122316176 produces the protein MDRAWMHIEDRMRSNEYAEGVKKFIDMAKAHAPGRDCIRCPCRRCRNRSFHPISMVEDHLFIVGIDTSYTEWIFHGEEETLQYTTSSDEEGIDDYSYNDYIDDVDEMLDDIRVGSFMDNSSSPEGDADRVPQGHTAHTPIPPNFDELLDDAKMPLYPNCSKFSKLSFIVKFLHIKTVGGWTVKSFDMVIKLLQAAFPQAHFPASYNEARQLQRGLGFSYKKIHVCPNDCALFWKENAEKDECPKCNASRWASSTSTQHRLPKKVLRYFPLKPRLQRLFVSKKTAQVMRWHKTERVDDTTHMRHPADSQVWKDFDRKHASFAEDPRNVRLGLASDGFNPFNNMSKPYSIWPVLLVPYNLPPWLCMKDPYLMMSLLIPGPKAPGNDIDVFMRPLIDELIELWEEGVRTYDAYKREFFVLRAALLWTINDFPAYANLSGWSTKGRWHALLVMLKQIHCGWFMAENTVIWAIVVGWR